A window of Actinomycetota bacterium contains these coding sequences:
- a CDS encoding glycosyltransferase family 2 protein produces the protein GPALVHRHGWLVRERTEGMQERELFALPASPERLRQDNTLLTSSLAYPRTLHDQLGPFDHEVGSYFDWDWILRVLSAGYPLCTLASPGISYLVHQQMVSDDLTNPRRVAYFERFCVKHGLTLTSKNHALLLAEQRSGSR, from the coding sequence GGGCCCGGCCCTGGTCCACCGCCACGGCTGGCTGGTGCGCGAGCGCACCGAAGGCATGCAGGAGCGAGAGCTGTTCGCGCTGCCAGCCAGTCCGGAGCGCCTCCGTCAGGACAACACCTTACTGACCTCGAGCCTGGCTTATCCTCGAACGCTGCACGACCAGCTCGGCCCGTTCGACCACGAGGTCGGCAGCTACTTCGATTGGGACTGGATCTTGCGGGTACTCTCAGCCGGCTATCCGCTCTGCACTTTGGCTAGTCCTGGCATAAGCTACTTGGTCCATCAGCAGATGGTCTCGGATGACCTTACCAATCCCCGGCGGGTGGCCTACTTCGAGCGTTTCTGCGTTAAGCACGGACTGACTCTCACCAGCAAGAACCACGCGCTGCTGTTGGCGGAACAACGCTCCGGTTCACGGTAG